From the Micromonospora echinospora genome, the window GGTGGGGTGCGCCCCGCCCGTGCCGACCGGCCGCGTCGGAAATAAAACATTGACAAAGATCGATGTCTTGACTCCGGTGTCCCGCCGCCGTGACACTCACCAGAGAGCGCTCCCCGGCCACGTGCCATCCCGACGGGACCCATCCCGACACCCCGGCCGTCCCCGCGCCCCGTCGCGCCGGCGTCCGCAGCCCTCTACCGACAGGCGAAGTGATGACAACTCGCGCTCGTCCCGTACGCCCGAGAACCGCCCGACGACCTCATCCCCGTATCCTTTTCGGCCTGGTCGTCGCGCTCGTCGCGGCCCTGACCCCGACCGCCCTGACCCCGCCGGCGCAGGCCGCGCCGGTGCTGCTGTCCCAGGGGCGACCGGCCACCGCCTCGTCCACCGAGAACGCCGGCACCCCCGCCGGGGCGGCCGTCGACGGCGACACCGGCACCCGCTGGTCCAGTGCCTTCAGTGATCCCCAGTGGCTCCAGGTCGACCTGGGCACCCGCGCCACCCTGAACCAGGTCACCCTGGCCTGGGAGGGCGCGTACGCGCGGGCGTTCCAGATCCAGACCTCCGACGACGGCAGCACGTGGCGCACCGTGTGGAGCACCACCGCCGGCACCGGCGGCACGCAGACGCTCACCGTCTCCGGCAGCGGCCGGTACGTGCGGATGTACGGCACGGCGCGGGCCAGCGGCTACGGCTACTCCCTGTGGGAGTTCCAGGTCTACGGCGAGACCGGCGCGGCACCCACCTGCGGCGCCACCAACGCCGCCCAGGGCCGCCCGGCCACCGCCTCCTCAGTGGAGAACGCCGGCCTGCCCGCCTCGGCGGCTGTGGACGGCGACCCCGGCACCCGGTGGGCCAGCGTCGCCGCCGACCCGCAGTGGCTCCGCGTCGACCTGGGCGGCGTCCGCACCCTCTGCCGGGTGGTGCTCAGCTGGGAGGCCGCGTACGCGCGGGCGTTCCAGATCCAGACCTCCGACGACGGCAGCACGTGGCGCACCGTGTGGAGCACCACCGCCGGCACCGGCGGCACGCAGACGCTCGCCGTCTCCGGCAGTGGCCGGTACGTGCGGATGTACGGCACCGCCCGCGCCACCGGCTACGGCTACTCCCTGTGGGAGTTCCAGGTCAACACCACCGACGGTGGCGCCGTGGACCCGGTGGAGCCCACCGACCCGCGCAACCCGAACCTCGGTCCCAACACCTACGTCTTCGACCCGTCCACGCCGACCGCCACCATCCAGAGCCGGCTGGACAGCCTCTTCGAGCAGCAGGAGACCAACCAGTTCGGCCCCCAGCGGTACGCCGTGCTGTTCAAGCCCGGCAGCTACACCGCCGACGTCAACCTCGGCTTCTTCACCCAGGTCGCCGGCCTCGGAATGAGCCCCGACGACGTCAACCTCAACGGCCACGTCCGGGTCGAGGCGGACTGGTTCGGCGGCAACGCGACGCAGAACTTCTGGCGCGCGGCGGAGAACCTGTCGGTGACGCTGCCCGCCGGGGTGGTCGTCGAACGCTGGGCGGTCTCCCAGGCCGCGCCGTACCGCCGGATGCACCTGCGCGGCGCGCAGAACCAGATCCAGCTCTGGAACGGCGGCGACGGCTGGTCCAGCGGCGGCCTGATGGCCGACACCCGCATCGACGGCCTGGTCGTCTCCGGCTCCCAGCAGCAGTGGTACTCACGCAACAGCGAGTTCGGCAACGGCTGGACCGGTTCGGTGTGGAACATGGTCTTCCAGGGGGTGGCCGGCGCGCCCCCGCCGCACTTCCCCAACCCTTCGCACACCGTCATCGCCCAGACGCCGAAGATCCGCGAGAAGCCGTTCCTCTACGTCGACG encodes:
- a CDS encoding discoidin domain-containing protein produces the protein MTTRARPVRPRTARRPHPRILFGLVVALVAALTPTALTPPAQAAPVLLSQGRPATASSTENAGTPAGAAVDGDTGTRWSSAFSDPQWLQVDLGTRATLNQVTLAWEGAYARAFQIQTSDDGSTWRTVWSTTAGTGGTQTLTVSGSGRYVRMYGTARASGYGYSLWEFQVYGETGAAPTCGATNAAQGRPATASSVENAGLPASAAVDGDPGTRWASVAADPQWLRVDLGGVRTLCRVVLSWEAAYARAFQIQTSDDGSTWRTVWSTTAGTGGTQTLAVSGSGRYVRMYGTARATGYGYSLWEFQVNTTDGGAVDPVEPTDPRNPNLGPNTYVFDPSTPTATIQSRLDSLFEQQETNQFGPQRYAVLFKPGSYTADVNLGFFTQVAGLGMSPDDVNLNGHVRVEADWFGGNATQNFWRAAENLSVTLPAGVVVERWAVSQAAPYRRMHLRGAQNQIQLWNGGDGWSSGGLMADTRIDGLVVSGSQQQWYSRNSEFGNGWTGSVWNMVFQGVAGAPPPHFPNPSHTVIAQTPKIREKPFLYVDGTGEYRVFVPALRTNSTGTSWYGRTPAGSSISLSQFYVVRPGTSAATVNAALAQGRHLLFTPGVHHVTEPIRVDRADTVILGLGLATIQADNGTVAMRVADVDGVKVAGIMFEAGQTTSPVLMEVGPPGSSADHAANPVSLHDVFFRIGGPGVGRATNTLTINSDDVIGDHMWLWRADHGDGVGWTVNTADTGLTVNGDDVTTYGLFVEHYQKYQTVWNGNGGRTYFYQNEMPYDPPNQAAWMNGATRGYAAYKVADQVTSHQAWGLGSYCYFNVDPSVVADRAIEAPTNPNVRFTNMVTVSLGGVGTINRVVNTTGGTANTANQVVYLTNYP